From Flavobacterium arcticum, the proteins below share one genomic window:
- a CDS encoding T9SS-dependent choice-of-anchor J family protein — protein sequence MKKHLLLGAFFLGSLFTANAQFTESFEGSTELPTGWTVINGGDAAQTWVIADLTGADIIAQDGTNIATIQYGTTAHDDLLITPAVDVTDGVSDVLSFWARSRDAAYPEVISVKISTTDATAAAFTTTLIAEVAPASGTAFYSYSYDLSAYEGETVYIAFVSETTDMFAFDLDLVSVSNDVVVGCAVPAGFTVIDPAPTTSTFNIGWTAVDGVTYEVEYGAPDFELGTGDSMTAATAEANFTDLEAGTTYQFYVRTDCGDGEYSAWAGPLSFTTEFNPTDISYAYGFETSARDGWKTANNAVDGGAWGFYIADETFSAVDGTIFAGVIGTAVASDSWLFSRGLNLTAGDEVTVTYWVRKALLAGAGNTNSLVVTAGADITAEAQTIALASLADADFSTEEYTLITNTFTPDADGVYYLGFHYTSPAHTAEENGGLLLDSVYVTSVLGTEEVTASNFAVYPNPANDVVNISANAGLNNVQIVDINGRTVKSVEFDGTNQAQINISDLASGLYIMNIASDKGTSSQKIVKN from the coding sequence ATGAAAAAACATTTACTTTTAGGGGCTTTCTTTTTAGGTTCCTTATTCACGGCAAACGCTCAATTTACTGAAAGTTTTGAAGGATCGACAGAACTTCCAACAGGATGGACAGTTATTAACGGAGGAGATGCTGCTCAAACTTGGGTTATTGCAGATCTTACAGGTGCAGACATTATAGCTCAAGACGGTACTAACATTGCTACCATTCAGTATGGTACAACAGCACATGATGATTTATTAATTACCCCTGCTGTTGATGTTACTGATGGCGTATCTGACGTTCTTTCATTCTGGGCACGTAGTCGTGATGCAGCTTATCCAGAAGTTATTTCTGTAAAAATATCTACAACTGATGCGACTGCAGCTGCATTTACAACTACTTTAATTGCAGAAGTAGCACCAGCAAGTGGTACTGCTTTTTATAGCTATAGCTATGATTTATCAGCTTACGAAGGTGAAACAGTATACATAGCTTTCGTTTCTGAAACTACTGATATGTTTGCATTTGACCTTGATTTGGTTAGTGTATCTAATGATGTTGTTGTTGGGTGTGCTGTTCCTGCTGGTTTTACAGTTATTGATCCAGCACCTACTACATCTACATTCAATATTGGATGGACTGCTGTTGATGGTGTAACTTATGAAGTTGAATATGGAGCTCCTGATTTTGAACTAGGAACAGGAGATTCTATGACTGCAGCAACTGCTGAAGCTAACTTTACAGATTTAGAAGCAGGTACAACTTATCAGTTTTATGTAAGAACTGATTGTGGTGACGGAGAGTATAGCGCTTGGGCGGGACCACTTTCATTTACTACTGAGTTTAATCCTACAGATATATCTTATGCTTATGGCTTTGAAACATCTGCTAGAGATGGCTGGAAAACTGCAAACAATGCTGTAGATGGTGGAGCATGGGGTTTTTATATTGCTGATGAGACATTTTCTGCAGTTGACGGTACTATATTTGCAGGTGTAATTGGTACAGCTGTTGCATCTGATAGCTGGTTATTCTCAAGAGGTCTTAATCTTACTGCAGGTGACGAAGTAACAGTTACATACTGGGTTAGAAAAGCGTTACTTGCTGGAGCAGGAAACACTAATAGCCTTGTTGTAACTGCTGGTGCTGATATCACTGCTGAAGCGCAAACAATTGCATTAGCTTCACTTGCAGATGCTGATTTCTCTACAGAAGAGTACACATTGATTACTAACACATTTACTCCTGATGCTGATGGAGTTTACTACTTAGGTTTTCACTATACTTCTCCAGCTCATACAGCAGAAGAGAATGGTGGTCTTTTATTAGATAGCGTTTATGTTACATCTGTATTAGGAACAGAAGAAGTTACTGCTTCTAACTTTGCAGTATATCCAAACCCTGCTAATGATGTAGTTAACATTTCAGCTAACGCTGGATTAAACAACGTTCAGATTGTAGATATCAACGGTCGTACAGTAAAATCAGTTGAATTTGACGGTACTAACCAAGCTCAAATCAACATCTCTGATCTTGCTTCAGGTCTTTATATCATGAACATCGCTTCTGATAAAGGTACTTCATCTCAAAAAATTGTTAAAAACTAA
- the aroC gene encoding chorismate synthase — protein sequence MAGNTFGDLFKITTFGESHGEAMGGIIDGCPSGITINIDEVQKELGRRKPGQSSIVTQRKESDKVQFLSGLFEGKTTGTPIGFIIPNENQKSADYSHIKDVYRPSHADYVYEQKYGIRDYKGGGRSSARETVSRVVAGAIAKQLLAKVTINAFVSSVGEIFIDKPYQALDFSLTESNPVRCPDRATAEKMEAYIKDVKKQGDTVGGTITCVLKNVPIGLGEPVFDKLHAELGKAMLSINAVKGFEYGSGFCGAKMKGSEHNDLFNEDGTTKTNLSGGIQGGISNGMDIYFRVAFKPVATLMQSQQTINKDGKIVKMQGKGRHDACVVPRAVPIVEAMAALVIADFYLKERLNRQ from the coding sequence ATGGCAGGTAATACATTTGGCGATTTATTTAAGATTACAACATTTGGAGAATCGCACGGAGAGGCTATGGGGGGAATTATAGACGGTTGCCCATCGGGTATTACTATTAATATAGATGAAGTACAAAAAGAGCTAGGTAGGCGCAAGCCTGGACAATCTAGTATTGTAACGCAACGAAAAGAATCTGACAAAGTACAATTTCTTTCAGGATTGTTTGAAGGGAAAACTACTGGAACACCAATAGGTTTTATTATACCTAATGAAAACCAGAAGAGTGCCGATTATTCGCATATAAAAGATGTTTATCGTCCTTCGCATGCCGATTATGTATATGAACAAAAGTATGGTATAAGAGATTACAAGGGGGGCGGAAGAAGTTCGGCACGCGAAACGGTGAGTAGGGTAGTGGCGGGTGCTATAGCAAAACAACTATTGGCAAAGGTTACTATAAATGCTTTTGTATCATCTGTTGGAGAAATATTTATTGATAAGCCGTATCAGGCATTAGATTTTAGTTTAACAGAGAGTAATCCTGTGCGTTGTCCTGATAGAGCTACTGCCGAAAAAATGGAAGCTTATATTAAAGATGTGAAAAAACAAGGTGACACCGTTGGCGGTACTATTACTTGTGTACTAAAAAATGTGCCCATAGGGCTTGGTGAACCTGTTTTTGATAAACTGCATGCCGAGTTAGGTAAAGCAATGCTCTCTATTAATGCAGTAAAAGGCTTTGAATATGGTAGTGGATTTTGTGGTGCTAAGATGAAAGGTAGCGAACATAATGACTTGTTTAATGAAGATGGTACTACAAAAACAAACTTATCAGGAGGTATTCAGGGAGGCATAAGCAATGGTATGGATATATATTTTAGAGTAGCTTTTAAACCTGTAGCTACTTTAATGCAGAGCCAACAAACCATAAATAAGGATGGAAAAATAGTAAAAATGCAAGGCAAAGGAAGGCATGATGCTTGCGTAGTACCAAGGGCTGTACCTATAGTTGAAGCGATGGCAGCACTGGTAATTGCCGATTTTTACCTTAAAGAACGCCTGAATAGACAATAA
- the nudK gene encoding GDP-mannose pyrophosphatase NudK, with protein MQDNKSNIKVISTETLSNNWATLNKVKYEYLLKNGTIQVQEREVYDRGNGAVILLYNKEKQTVVLTRQLRIPTWFNGNTDGMMIEACAGMLDDNNPEECIRIETEEETGYTLTKIKKVMEVYMSPGSVTEILYFFVAAYSDAMKTSEGGGAAHEQENIEVLEIPFKEANEMIAKGEIKDAKTIMLLQYAQIHNLL; from the coding sequence ATGCAAGACAATAAGAGTAATATAAAAGTAATTTCGACAGAAACATTATCGAATAACTGGGCTACACTTAATAAAGTAAAATATGAATACCTATTAAAAAATGGTACTATACAAGTGCAGGAGCGTGAAGTTTATGACAGAGGTAATGGAGCTGTAATTTTACTATATAATAAAGAAAAACAAACGGTAGTTTTAACACGTCAATTGCGCATACCAACTTGGTTTAATGGTAATACCGATGGTATGATGATTGAGGCCTGCGCAGGAATGCTAGATGATAACAACCCTGAAGAATGTATAAGAATAGAAACAGAAGAGGAAACAGGTTACACGCTTACCAAAATAAAAAAGGTAATGGAAGTGTATATGTCTCCTGGTTCTGTTACTGAGATACTTTATTTTTTTGTAGCAGCTTATTCTGATGCTATGAAAACAAGTGAAGGCGGTGGTGCAGCGCATGAACAGGAAAATATAGAAGTGCTCGAAATTCCTTTTAAAGAAGCCAATGAAATGATAGCCAAAGGCGAAATTAAAGATGCCAAAACTATTATGCTACTGCAATATGCCCAAATTCACAATTTGTTATAG
- a CDS encoding T9SS type A sorting domain-containing protein, which yields MKKHLLFGAALLASIFSLNAQTTSFETSEGFILGEINGQNNWSLYGDTPSANATVSDDYLSDGDYSLKLVSTNSQPEDLYGVFSPVYTIDGATYEVTQDVYVDGLDTTNGTNLYLYSFNYDATTEALTAVSSVIFNYDGSIYAVSGYDDAGDYEYAALGTFTADTWYNVRTRFNEAGTIDYYINDVAITTINAYEGTTINILGFLYDDWATSYNIDNVTVSTTLGVNDVLVSSFAVYPNPVNDIVTISNDNNTFINSYKIIDINGRIVKSADINNVTTLQINMSDLVSGIYIMKVSSDKGEIVKKVVKN from the coding sequence ATGAAGAAACATTTACTATTTGGAGCAGCTTTATTAGCATCCATATTTTCACTTAATGCCCAAACAACTTCTTTCGAAACATCAGAAGGTTTTATACTGGGAGAAATCAATGGTCAAAACAATTGGAGCTTGTATGGCGATACACCATCGGCTAACGCTACTGTATCAGATGATTATTTGAGCGATGGCGATTATTCTTTAAAATTAGTTAGTACTAACTCACAACCCGAAGATTTATACGGAGTATTTAGTCCAGTATATACAATTGATGGTGCTACTTATGAGGTTACACAAGATGTATATGTTGATGGTCTTGATACTACTAACGGAACTAACCTTTATTTATACAGTTTTAACTATGATGCTACTACCGAAGCTTTGACAGCAGTTTCATCGGTTATTTTTAATTATGATGGTAGTATATATGCAGTTAGCGGTTATGATGATGCAGGAGATTATGAATATGCAGCATTAGGAACTTTTACAGCAGATACATGGTATAATGTAAGAACACGATTTAATGAAGCGGGTACTATTGATTATTATATTAATGATGTAGCTATAACTACTATTAATGCTTATGAAGGTACAACTATAAATATATTAGGTTTCCTTTATGATGATTGGGCGACGTCTTATAATATTGATAATGTAACTGTAAGCACTACACTTGGTGTTAATGATGTATTGGTGTCATCTTTTGCTGTATATCCTAATCCAGTAAACGATATTGTAACTATAAGTAACGATAACAATACATTTATTAATAGTTATAAGATTATTGATATAAATGGACGTATAGTTAAATCTGCAGATATAAATAATGTAACTACTTTACAAATTAATATGTCTGATTTAGTGTCTGGTATATATATAATGAAAGTCTCTTCTGATAAAGGGGAGATCGTGAAAAAGGTAGTTAAAAATTAA
- a CDS encoding DEAD/DEAH box helicase: MQTEENAEDRKELYHYQKEDIDAVFEKFEGRPDSYHLLYQLPTGGGKTVIFSEIARRYIEKYKRKVLVLTHRIELSKQTSKMLKSFGVKNKVIDSNIKELPDYDDYSCYVAMVETLNNRLKDKKFHMDSVGLIIVDEAHYNSFRKLFTYFKNSFFLGVTATPLSSNIELPMYETYDELIVGEPIQSLINKGYLAKAVMYGHDVELNSLKLGINGDYTVSSSDELYSRSIMQDLLLQSYENRAKGKKTLIFNNGINTSLYVYETFKAAGYTIKHLDNKTPEDERRKILSWFKNTPDAIVTSVSILTTGFDEPTVETIILNRATRSLTLYFQMIGRGSRKLPNKDTFTVIDLGNNTQRFGLWSDTIDWHYIFKHPEQFLDNIRTDTDIESQHVYEMPDALREKFKKTPNMEFDVEKEYALATEEKLKPKAVIDKSINQHAIMCIENTDSIPEARKLAKELDQDIEYRVKQYAKLLAKTTKNYKQWLIDDYKHRLNIMIGKLYLQHYLED; encoded by the coding sequence ATGCAAACAGAAGAAAACGCCGAGGACAGGAAAGAGCTGTACCACTACCAAAAGGAAGACATAGATGCCGTATTTGAAAAATTTGAAGGGCGTCCCGATAGTTATCACTTATTATATCAGCTACCCACAGGTGGCGGAAAAACAGTTATATTCTCTGAAATAGCTCGACGATATATCGAAAAGTACAAACGAAAAGTACTGGTACTTACCCACAGGATAGAGCTTAGTAAGCAAACATCGAAAATGCTGAAAAGCTTTGGTGTAAAAAATAAGGTAATAGACAGTAATATTAAAGAACTACCAGACTATGACGATTATTCGTGTTATGTAGCCATGGTAGAAACGCTTAACAACCGTCTTAAAGACAAAAAATTCCATATGGATTCTGTTGGGCTTATTATTGTAGATGAAGCCCACTATAATTCTTTCCGTAAGCTATTTACATACTTTAAAAACTCATTCTTTTTAGGAGTTACCGCAACACCTTTAAGCTCTAACATTGAGTTGCCTATGTATGAAACCTATGATGAACTTATTGTAGGCGAACCTATACAGTCATTAATCAATAAAGGATACCTTGCTAAAGCAGTAATGTATGGTCACGATGTAGAGCTAAACTCATTAAAACTTGGTATTAATGGAGATTATACCGTTAGCTCTTCAGATGAATTATACTCACGCTCTATTATGCAAGATTTGTTATTGCAGTCTTATGAAAACAGAGCGAAAGGTAAAAAAACATTGATATTTAATAATGGTATTAATACCTCTTTATATGTATATGAAACCTTTAAGGCAGCAGGCTATACTATAAAGCACTTAGATAACAAAACACCCGAAGATGAACGAAGAAAAATATTAAGCTGGTTTAAAAATACTCCCGATGCTATTGTTACCTCTGTATCAATATTAACCACAGGGTTTGATGAACCTACGGTAGAAACCATAATACTTAATAGAGCAACACGTTCGCTTACCTTATACTTCCAGATGATAGGGAGAGGATCGCGAAAATTACCTAATAAAGATACCTTTACGGTTATAGATTTAGGTAATAATACACAGCGTTTCGGGTTATGGAGCGATACTATAGACTGGCACTACATTTTTAAACACCCTGAGCAATTTTTAGATAACATACGTACTGATACTGACATTGAAAGTCAGCATGTATATGAAATGCCCGATGCACTTCGTGAAAAGTTTAAGAAAACTCCCAATATGGAGTTTGATGTCGAAAAAGAATATGCATTAGCAACAGAAGAAAAATTAAAGCCAAAAGCTGTAATAGATAAATCTATAAATCAACACGCTATAATGTGCATTGAAAATACTGATAGTATTCCCGAAGCACGAAAACTAGCTAAAGAACTAGACCAAGATATAGAGTATCGTGTAAAACAGTATGCAAAGCTACTGGCAAAAACAACCAAAAATTACAAGCAATGGCTTATTGATGATTATAAGCATCGACTAAATATAATGATTGGTAAACTCTATTTACAGCATTACTTAGAAGATTAA